Proteins found in one Geomonas subterranea genomic segment:
- a CDS encoding B12-binding domain-containing radical SAM protein, with product MSGAKHTILLVTPPYHSGIPEIAGRWLPLGLVYLAGAARQAGVGAEIYDAMATGDGHAEIRRRIGASAPRYVATGAMTATAAEAIAVLRTAKELDPACVTILGGGHASFMYREILAAEPAVDFVVLGEGEQTLTHLLQTLEQGEDPAGVPGIAWHDGGAVRENTRRPLIDDLDALLPAWDLVEWPLYSYFIIPDSRFAAISTSRGCSHQGDFCCQEQFWQGSWRGRDPQKVAREVAELHRRHGVNVFLVTDEHPARDAARWERFLDLMIEQALPVHLIMEARAEDVIRDRDIFWKYAKAGVAHVMLGVESAQQQMLARLGQVTAPDATGEALAIIRDHGIVSEASFFVGFPDETPESVQATLKEAQRCNPDNANFLPLTPWPYGSMYRELAQLIRETDFSRYNFVDPVLAPKTMSLKELQRGINDCYRRFYMAKMLEVMTMKDTFRRGYLVRATKLIMGSSFVIGKLNPWGSAK from the coding sequence ATGAGCGGAGCAAAGCACACGATCCTCCTCGTTACCCCTCCCTACCACAGCGGCATCCCCGAGATCGCGGGGCGCTGGCTGCCGCTGGGGCTGGTGTACCTTGCGGGGGCCGCGCGGCAGGCCGGGGTCGGGGCCGAGATTTACGACGCCATGGCCACGGGGGACGGACATGCGGAGATCCGGCGCCGCATCGGAGCAAGCGCCCCCCGCTATGTCGCCACCGGCGCCATGACCGCCACCGCGGCGGAGGCCATCGCGGTTCTGAGGACCGCGAAAGAGCTCGATCCCGCCTGCGTCACCATCCTTGGGGGGGGGCACGCGAGCTTCATGTACCGGGAGATCCTGGCGGCGGAGCCGGCGGTCGATTTCGTGGTGCTGGGGGAGGGGGAGCAAACGCTCACCCACCTGCTTCAGACCCTGGAACAGGGGGAGGATCCCGCAGGCGTCCCGGGCATCGCCTGGCACGATGGCGGCGCGGTCCGCGAAAACACGAGGCGGCCGCTCATCGACGATCTGGACGCGCTCCTCCCGGCCTGGGACCTGGTGGAGTGGCCGCTCTACAGCTACTTCATCATTCCCGATTCCCGCTTCGCCGCCATCAGCACCTCGCGCGGATGCAGCCATCAAGGGGACTTCTGCTGCCAGGAGCAGTTCTGGCAGGGATCCTGGCGCGGGCGCGACCCTCAGAAGGTGGCGCGGGAGGTGGCGGAGCTGCACCGGCGCCACGGCGTCAACGTCTTTCTCGTCACCGACGAGCACCCGGCCCGGGACGCGGCGCGTTGGGAGCGGTTTCTCGACCTCATGATCGAACAGGCCCTTCCGGTGCACCTGATCATGGAGGCCAGGGCCGAGGACGTGATCCGGGATCGCGACATCTTCTGGAAGTACGCCAAGGCGGGGGTCGCTCATGTGATGCTCGGCGTGGAGTCGGCGCAGCAGCAGATGCTGGCGCGGCTGGGGCAGGTGACGGCGCCGGATGCGACAGGCGAGGCGCTTGCGATCATCCGCGATCACGGCATCGTCAGCGAGGCCTCCTTCTTCGTCGGCTTCCCGGATGAAACGCCGGAAAGCGTGCAGGCCACCTTGAAGGAGGCGCAGCGCTGCAACCCGGACAACGCCAACTTCCTGCCGCTGACTCCCTGGCCATATGGCAGCATGTACCGCGAACTGGCGCAGCTGATTCGCGAAACGGACTTTTCCAGGTACAACTTCGTCGATCCGGTACTGGCGCCGAAGACCATGAGCCTGAAGGAACTGCAAAGGGGCATCAACGACTGCTACCGCAGGTTCTATATGGCCAAAATGCTGGAAGTTATGACCATGAAGGACACGTTTCGGCGCGGTTACCTGGTGCGGGCGACCAAGCTGATCATGGGGAGTTCCTTCGTGATCGGGAAGCTGAATCCCTGGGGTTCGGCCAAGTAG
- a CDS encoding cytochrome C — MLKKTLAVLAATAIISGALWSWAATSFQLQTKLNNSGGTLQIRNNPVQTVSGTVVYTNFTTAELVPVKVTANPGYKITSLTKTGVAQVIGNYTTHYTTTFKKADGSPQSLIAGFTAQKYTVTGTAYGPGGITPASTQVTYNGTAVFTATPNANSVLTAVSGGTATTLSGGAISFPYLGQANITVRNVTAPASVTASFSTVGISAGENQTGMVATKVTLRGSMQGGGTFTWNQESGPAATLLQASTLNPDFVPMVLGTYVFRVTQYLNGVAVSTSTTQVKVVDSLIDSMRTDCNGCHSATGVYPTPMAFTLWSSSNHKALGVSCVSCHTTGAMPTPVNVSSVDSNTFVNLQASAGPVGGYFCAACHTDSIFSGYDRSMHKKMGVTCTSCHKGGAHQPEADPGVCAGCHYNGLGIVPNHTVEIGRNVLCISCHNPHSSFAAVQGDLETLHYGNMTTGAYPATYVTSRSACTDCHFSTVTNQAIRQAWYTSGHAKGSAPAYSTYDFKTMDGCVQCHTTTGFVAYSTAKVTTAWGVSSDKTKEMVTCRACHVDIVAGALRTMAPSKPFAIEPTYVNPAVGESNLCMTCHTGTNTGQVIVAKLQANADFTNLAFIPPHYAVSGATMYAKGGYHFPGRDYDLGATHSNLGFANAKGPCVSCHRNGTYGHSFRSGVSAICTNCHGANMPEEQRLLARDSFTSLLEVLRAQLAAKGFIYTEKAPHFNERNWGSGQQGANVMGAAFNYALLVRELGSFGHNPRYSKQLAMDSIDILDNGVIDDSVTTLAVPTLRDAGAITQAVADSVIAYKARNLCITCHGGSASTPSPMATNQHGTHITAVYGPGAYLGSEYTACQACHIGTTATHNNGSPDLKSGDGSLCMGCHAGQLVDWKTTARIECTVCHAQNAAVLPNGTQAPFKAYFGTKGHGRFAVSNQCTVCHDRNATHITGTLGDSKRLLMTNDNTLCASCHNNAAVVPARILNLGTHVTKDNVDINCRECHDTHGTGNLSMIRGEIRGFNIAYTDRVNTLIEITYNRGLCQVCHTKTNHYRAGVPETSHYTSGCLDCHPHNGVGGAFKPIGGACDSCHGYPPAPKNTATTFGSYANWANARFEDYSGGGGAHLVAAHVSPFATPAEGWANCSVCHNAGMSHQMTTPIKDHIENVTVVVDNSLRFSNSFTIYTGASLTSVPGANKTGNCFNIACHMSPSARWSTER, encoded by the coding sequence ATGCTGAAAAAAACACTGGCTGTTCTGGCTGCTACGGCCATCATATCGGGGGCGCTCTGGTCATGGGCGGCGACGTCGTTCCAGCTGCAGACAAAGCTGAACAACAGCGGCGGTACCCTCCAGATCCGCAACAACCCGGTCCAGACAGTGTCCGGCACGGTCGTGTACACCAACTTCACCACGGCGGAGCTGGTTCCGGTGAAGGTGACCGCCAACCCCGGCTACAAGATCACCAGTCTGACCAAGACGGGCGTGGCCCAGGTGATCGGCAACTACACGACCCACTACACCACCACCTTCAAGAAGGCTGACGGTTCGCCCCAGTCCCTGATCGCCGGCTTCACCGCCCAGAAGTACACGGTGACCGGCACCGCATACGGCCCGGGGGGCATCACCCCGGCCAGCACCCAGGTCACCTATAACGGCACCGCGGTATTCACCGCCACCCCTAACGCCAACTCGGTCCTGACCGCCGTCAGCGGCGGCACCGCCACCACCCTTTCCGGCGGCGCAATCAGCTTCCCCTACCTCGGCCAGGCCAACATCACGGTCCGGAACGTAACCGCCCCGGCGAGCGTCACCGCTTCCTTTTCCACGGTCGGCATCAGCGCGGGGGAGAACCAGACCGGGATGGTGGCCACGAAGGTGACCCTGAGGGGCTCCATGCAGGGGGGGGGCACTTTCACCTGGAACCAGGAGAGCGGCCCGGCGGCTACCCTGCTGCAAGCGAGCACGCTGAACCCGGACTTCGTGCCGATGGTGCTGGGGACCTACGTGTTCCGTGTCACCCAGTACCTGAACGGCGTAGCGGTCTCCACCTCCACCACGCAGGTCAAGGTGGTGGACTCGCTGATCGACTCCATGAGGACCGACTGCAACGGCTGTCACTCCGCCACCGGCGTCTACCCGACCCCGATGGCGTTCACCCTGTGGTCCTCCTCGAACCACAAGGCTCTTGGCGTTTCCTGCGTTTCCTGCCATACCACCGGTGCCATGCCGACCCCGGTCAACGTCTCGAGCGTCGACTCCAACACCTTCGTGAACCTGCAGGCCTCTGCTGGCCCCGTGGGTGGTTACTTCTGCGCCGCCTGCCACACCGACTCGATTTTCTCCGGCTACGATCGCTCCATGCATAAGAAGATGGGCGTCACCTGTACCTCCTGCCACAAGGGGGGAGCGCACCAGCCCGAGGCGGACCCGGGCGTCTGCGCGGGTTGCCACTACAACGGCCTGGGGATCGTCCCCAACCACACGGTCGAGATCGGCAGGAACGTCCTCTGTATCTCCTGCCACAACCCGCACTCCAGCTTCGCGGCGGTGCAGGGTGATCTCGAGACGCTGCACTACGGCAACATGACCACCGGCGCCTACCCGGCCACCTACGTCACCTCGCGTTCGGCCTGCACCGACTGCCACTTCTCGACGGTGACCAACCAGGCGATCCGCCAGGCGTGGTACACCTCGGGTCACGCCAAGGGGAGCGCGCCGGCCTACTCCACCTACGACTTCAAGACCATGGACGGCTGCGTGCAGTGCCACACCACCACCGGCTTCGTGGCCTACTCCACTGCCAAGGTGACCACGGCCTGGGGCGTCTCCTCGGACAAGACCAAGGAGATGGTCACCTGCCGCGCCTGCCACGTCGACATCGTTGCGGGTGCGCTGCGCACCATGGCGCCGTCCAAGCCGTTCGCCATCGAGCCGACCTACGTGAACCCCGCGGTGGGCGAGTCCAACCTCTGCATGACCTGCCACACCGGGACCAATACCGGCCAGGTGATCGTGGCGAAGCTGCAGGCGAACGCGGACTTCACCAACCTCGCCTTCATCCCGCCGCACTACGCTGTTTCCGGCGCCACCATGTACGCGAAGGGGGGGTACCACTTCCCGGGTCGCGACTACGACCTCGGTGCCACCCACAGCAACCTCGGCTTCGCCAACGCCAAGGGGCCCTGCGTGTCGTGCCACAGAAACGGCACCTACGGCCACTCCTTCAGAAGCGGGGTGAGCGCGATCTGCACCAACTGTCACGGCGCCAACATGCCGGAAGAGCAGCGCCTGCTGGCGCGCGACTCCTTCACGAGCCTCCTCGAAGTGCTGCGTGCGCAGCTGGCGGCCAAGGGCTTCATCTACACTGAGAAGGCGCCGCACTTCAACGAGCGCAACTGGGGCTCCGGGCAACAGGGTGCGAACGTCATGGGCGCCGCCTTCAACTACGCACTCCTGGTGCGGGAGCTCGGCTCCTTCGGCCACAACCCGCGCTACTCGAAACAGCTCGCCATGGACTCCATCGACATCCTGGACAACGGCGTCATCGACGACTCGGTGACCACGCTGGCGGTGCCGACCCTGCGCGACGCGGGCGCCATCACCCAGGCGGTGGCCGACTCGGTGATTGCCTACAAGGCGCGCAACCTGTGCATCACCTGCCACGGCGGCTCCGCTTCGACCCCGAGCCCGATGGCGACCAACCAGCACGGCACCCACATCACCGCGGTCTACGGCCCGGGCGCCTACCTTGGGAGCGAGTACACCGCCTGCCAGGCGTGCCACATCGGGACCACCGCCACCCACAACAACGGCTCGCCGGACTTGAAGAGCGGCGACGGCTCGCTGTGCATGGGTTGCCACGCGGGTCAGCTGGTTGACTGGAAGACCACCGCCCGCATCGAGTGCACCGTCTGCCACGCTCAGAACGCCGCGGTGCTCCCCAACGGCACCCAGGCGCCGTTCAAGGCCTACTTCGGCACCAAGGGTCACGGCCGCTTCGCGGTATCGAACCAGTGCACCGTGTGCCACGACCGGAACGCCACCCACATCACGGGGACCCTGGGCGACAGCAAGCGCCTCTTGATGACCAACGACAACACGCTGTGCGCCTCGTGCCACAACAACGCCGCGGTGGTCCCTGCGCGCATCCTGAACCTCGGCACGCACGTCACCAAGGACAACGTGGACATCAACTGCCGCGAGTGCCACGACACGCACGGCACCGGGAACCTCTCCATGATCAGGGGCGAGATCCGTGGCTTCAACATCGCGTACACCGACCGTGTCAACACGCTGATTGAGATAACCTACAACCGCGGCCTGTGCCAGGTCTGCCATACCAAGACCAACCACTATCGCGCCGGTGTGCCTGAAACCAGCCATTACACCTCGGGCTGCCTGGACTGCCATCCGCACAACGGCGTCGGGGGCGCCTTCAAGCCGATCGGCGGCGCCTGCGACTCCTGCCACGGCTACCCGCCGGCGCCGAAGAACACGGCGACCACCTTCGGCAGCTACGCGAACTGGGCCAACGCGCGCTTCGAGGACTACTCGGGCGGCGGCGGCGCGCATCTCGTGGCGGCACACGTTTCGCCGTTTGCCACCCCTGCGGAAGGGTGGGCCAACTGTTCGGTGTGCCACAACGCCGGGATGTCACACCAAATGACCACCCCCATCAAGGATCACATCGAGAACGTGACGGTGGTCGTCGACAACAGCCTGCGCTTCTCGAACAGCTTCACCATCTACACCGGCGCGAGCCTGACCAGCGTGCCGGGCGCCAACAAGACCGGCAACTGCTTCAACATCGCCTGCCACATGAGCCCGTCGGCACGGTGGAGCACCGAGAGATAG
- a CDS encoding B12-binding domain-containing radical SAM protein, with product MSKILFITAPYHCWGVQVVGTWPPLHLAYLAGAASDTGHEARIFDAMNKRLSFDDIRAEIERFQPDIVMTLDYLPVTGAISTATVPYALRILNIAKEICGQTVTLLGGPHPTFMYEEILEDHGNRVDYIITGEPEQTLKKLLAALSGNGDPKAVKGIAYREGERILYTGRQPHIEDLDSLKPAWHLLDWEDYNYLVAPYGRMASILTSRGCDMECAFCSQRMFWREDWRCRKPEKVVEEMEHLIGDYGVSFFTLIDAYPTKHRERWELFLDLVIERKLGVHLLIETRVEDIIRDADILHKYRDAGIIHVYLGAESADKDVLGSLNKGTSFEQNKHALDLLREAGIITEASFMIGFPTETWDSIDNTIASAIYLNPDIAVFPVVTPMPFTPIHAQMKDRIRVFDYAKYNLVCPIIEPYQMTMAEITQALGKCYMTFYSNKMQEIVEMEDGFKRKYLLSAFMLMMKDHGDNFDFEGADMERMKERMKKVA from the coding sequence ATGAGCAAGATCCTCTTCATCACCGCACCATATCACTGCTGGGGCGTGCAGGTCGTCGGTACCTGGCCCCCCCTGCATTTGGCCTACCTTGCCGGCGCCGCCAGCGACACCGGTCACGAGGCACGCATCTTCGATGCGATGAACAAGCGACTTTCCTTCGACGACATCAGGGCGGAAATCGAGCGTTTCCAGCCGGATATCGTCATGACCCTCGACTACCTTCCCGTCACCGGTGCCATCAGCACGGCCACCGTTCCCTATGCGCTGCGGATTCTTAACATCGCCAAAGAAATCTGTGGCCAAACTGTAACGTTATTAGGCGGACCCCATCCGACCTTCATGTACGAGGAGATTCTCGAGGACCACGGCAACCGGGTGGACTACATCATCACCGGCGAGCCCGAGCAAACCCTCAAGAAGCTCCTGGCGGCGCTCTCCGGCAACGGTGACCCCAAGGCGGTCAAGGGGATCGCGTACCGGGAGGGGGAGCGCATTCTCTACACCGGCAGACAGCCGCACATCGAGGATCTGGACTCCCTGAAGCCCGCCTGGCACCTTCTGGACTGGGAAGACTACAACTACCTGGTGGCCCCCTACGGCCGCATGGCGTCCATCCTCACCTCGCGCGGCTGCGACATGGAGTGCGCCTTCTGCAGCCAGCGCATGTTCTGGCGCGAGGACTGGCGCTGCAGAAAACCCGAGAAGGTGGTCGAGGAGATGGAGCACCTGATCGGCGATTACGGCGTCAGTTTCTTCACCTTGATCGATGCCTATCCCACCAAGCACCGCGAGCGCTGGGAGCTGTTCCTGGACCTGGTCATCGAAAGAAAGCTCGGCGTCCACCTGCTCATCGAGACGCGGGTCGAGGACATCATCCGCGACGCCGACATCCTGCACAAGTACCGCGATGCGGGGATCATCCACGTCTACCTGGGGGCCGAGAGCGCCGACAAGGACGTTTTGGGGAGCCTGAACAAGGGGACCAGCTTCGAGCAGAACAAGCACGCCCTGGACCTGCTAAGGGAGGCGGGCATCATCACCGAGGCCTCCTTCATGATCGGTTTCCCGACCGAGACCTGGGACTCCATCGACAACACCATCGCGTCCGCCATTTACCTGAACCCCGACATCGCGGTTTTCCCGGTGGTCACCCCGATGCCGTTCACCCCGATCCATGCCCAGATGAAGGACCGGATCCGCGTCTTCGACTACGCGAAGTACAACCTGGTCTGCCCCATCATCGAGCCGTACCAGATGACCATGGCGGAGATCACCCAGGCCCTTGGCAAGTGCTATATGACCTTCTACAGCAACAAGATGCAGGAGATCGTCGAGATGGAAGACGGCTTCAAGCGGAAGTACCTGTTGAGCGCCTTCATGCTGATGATGAAGGACCATGGCGACAACTTCGATTTTGAGGGCGCCGACATGGAGCGCATGAAGGAGCGCATGAAAAAGGTAGCCTAG
- a CDS encoding CxxxxCH/CxxCH domain c-type cytochrome yields MLALLLLTLVQLTAGKAQAASQYNYDCSFCHTMPPLDSATSKKDPNTGAVPGNHAGHATSAVNSCVTCHGSQVSTYPMGHRNKTIELSDGIGYSRKIAAGFVNQTSVPPNPMGTCSTATCHSNGKGTLRATPAWGSAALTVPGGCSACHDVAPSTGNHPTAGTKHGNYYGLGTGSCVKCHTDHSVQAKPFAHATSAGHRAIEVKFAGGGSFAANQCSNVYCHSNGRGTYTPPTWGGTLTCAGCHGDATTNTLSGNHAKHVNNAAFLGTNYGCVECHSSTVSNDTTISSFANHVNQTKDVAGTRVGTPVSGTCSTSYCHSDGKGTMKSVTWTGSTALTCKSCHGADAAPAFTSVAGEPNYTNAGADQPRANSHKNHVASAADCASCHADTTANGTSIKAGGFHTNSTRDVKAGARSFTVVGNTCSAVSCHDGNGIVANVPAVKWGASLGCSGCHGNSSTLTTNAHAAHVSTKGYTCDTCHAATVSGNTFFVNKALHGDATVEVAGASVTTWGGTATKTCATSCHLSATPQWNVPASGACGTCHTALSNTAGGLINSNAHTAHFTAAYGPAFNSTLTTSCSNCHTSNTASTHADGTLQLAGGMNKIGTCSTCHSQSTNWTTGRVTCESCHSTAGGPLSVIGGLTAPDKTIAATAGHGKAGVAQACSACHDNSSAHINGIAGDQKRLLGVLTGAANQECNYCHTNAAKVTGAALNVKVHQATGLGAKCSDCHNAHGTTNSMMVNASINGTAVSFTGNNTFANPAQTGVCQVCHTTTKYFTKAGVPADAHVDSTTNCLDCHAHNPATGLAFVPNGGCDACHGYPPAPRQTISAISFGVQGSWSSARFEDYSGGGGAHILVAHIKKDAKPSEGWANCLPCHKGSDASHARALPIRTHVSSVSVEIDPQYRFSDQALATYTSATLVNGGTNKSGSCFNVSCHFRPSPKWSIER; encoded by the coding sequence GTGTTGGCGTTGCTACTGCTGACACTGGTGCAGTTGACCGCGGGGAAGGCACAGGCCGCCTCGCAGTACAACTATGACTGTTCTTTCTGTCACACGATGCCGCCGCTGGATTCGGCAACGAGCAAGAAAGATCCCAACACAGGCGCTGTGCCGGGCAACCACGCCGGTCACGCAACCTCTGCGGTCAACTCCTGTGTTACCTGCCACGGCAGCCAGGTGAGCACCTATCCGATGGGTCACAGGAACAAGACCATCGAGCTCTCCGACGGCATCGGCTACTCCAGGAAGATCGCGGCCGGCTTCGTGAACCAGACCTCGGTACCGCCGAACCCGATGGGCACCTGCTCCACCGCGACCTGCCACAGCAACGGCAAAGGCACCCTGAGGGCGACCCCGGCCTGGGGTAGCGCGGCGCTCACCGTGCCGGGCGGCTGCTCCGCCTGCCACGATGTCGCACCTTCCACCGGCAACCACCCGACCGCGGGCACCAAGCACGGCAACTACTACGGCCTCGGCACCGGCTCCTGCGTGAAGTGCCACACCGACCACTCGGTACAGGCCAAGCCGTTCGCCCACGCCACCTCCGCCGGCCACCGCGCCATCGAGGTGAAATTCGCTGGCGGCGGCAGCTTCGCAGCCAACCAGTGCTCCAACGTCTACTGCCACAGCAACGGCCGCGGCACCTACACCCCGCCGACCTGGGGTGGGACCCTTACCTGCGCCGGCTGCCATGGTGACGCGACCACCAACACCCTGTCGGGCAACCACGCGAAACACGTGAACAACGCGGCCTTCCTCGGCACCAACTATGGCTGCGTCGAGTGCCACAGCTCGACCGTTTCCAACGACACCACCATCTCCAGCTTCGCAAACCACGTGAACCAGACCAAGGACGTGGCTGGCACCCGCGTGGGCACCCCGGTGTCCGGGACCTGCTCCACCTCCTACTGCCACAGCGACGGCAAGGGCACCATGAAGAGCGTGACCTGGACCGGTTCCACCGCGCTGACCTGTAAATCGTGCCACGGCGCCGATGCCGCTCCGGCCTTCACTTCCGTGGCCGGCGAGCCGAACTACACCAACGCCGGGGCCGACCAGCCGCGCGCCAACAGCCATAAAAACCACGTTGCTTCGGCCGCTGACTGCGCAAGCTGCCACGCCGACACCACCGCGAACGGCACCAGCATCAAGGCTGGTGGGTTCCACACCAACAGCACCCGTGACGTCAAGGCCGGCGCCAGGAGCTTCACCGTCGTCGGGAACACCTGCTCCGCGGTATCCTGCCACGACGGCAACGGCATCGTCGCCAACGTCCCCGCTGTCAAGTGGGGTGCTTCCCTTGGCTGCAGCGGTTGCCACGGCAACTCCAGCACCCTTACCACCAACGCGCACGCCGCGCACGTAAGCACCAAAGGATACACCTGCGACACCTGCCACGCGGCTACTGTCAGCGGGAACACCTTCTTCGTCAACAAGGCTCTCCACGGCGACGCCACCGTCGAAGTCGCCGGCGCCAGCGTGACCACCTGGGGCGGCACCGCCACCAAGACCTGCGCCACCTCCTGCCACCTCTCGGCAACCCCGCAGTGGAACGTCCCTGCATCCGGCGCCTGCGGTACCTGCCACACCGCGCTTTCCAACACCGCCGGCGGCCTGATCAACAGCAACGCGCATACCGCGCACTTCACGGCAGCTTACGGCCCGGCGTTCAACTCGACCCTGACCACCTCCTGCTCGAACTGCCACACCTCGAACACCGCGAGCACCCACGCCGACGGCACCCTGCAGCTCGCCGGCGGCATGAACAAGATCGGCACCTGCTCCACCTGCCACAGCCAGAGCACCAACTGGACCACCGGCCGTGTCACCTGCGAAAGCTGCCACTCGACCGCAGGCGGCCCGCTCTCCGTCATCGGCGGCCTGACCGCTCCTGACAAGACCATCGCGGCCACCGCGGGCCACGGCAAGGCCGGCGTCGCCCAGGCCTGCTCCGCCTGCCACGACAACAGCTCCGCTCACATCAACGGCATAGCCGGCGATCAGAAGCGTCTGCTCGGCGTCCTGACCGGCGCGGCCAACCAGGAATGTAACTACTGCCACACCAACGCAGCCAAGGTAACCGGCGCGGCACTCAACGTGAAAGTCCACCAGGCCACCGGCCTGGGCGCCAAGTGCTCGGACTGCCACAACGCGCACGGCACCACCAACAGCATGATGGTTAACGCCAGCATCAACGGCACCGCAGTCAGCTTCACCGGCAACAACACCTTCGCAAACCCGGCACAGACCGGCGTCTGCCAGGTCTGCCACACCACCACCAAGTACTTCACCAAGGCTGGTGTGCCGGCTGATGCCCACGTCGACTCCACCACCAACTGCCTCGACTGCCACGCGCACAACCCGGCCACCGGCCTCGCGTTCGTGCCCAACGGCGGTTGCGACGCCTGCCACGGCTACCCGCCGGCTCCGCGCCAGACCATCAGCGCGATCAGCTTCGGCGTACAGGGTAGCTGGTCTTCGGCCCGCTTCGAAGACTACTCCGGCGGCGGCGGTGCCCACATCCTCGTGGCGCACATCAAGAAAGACGCCAAGCCGTCTGAAGGTTGGGCTAACTGCCTGCCGTGCCACAAAGGGAGCGACGCTTCCCACGCCCGTGCCCTGCCGATCAGGACCCACGTTTCCAGCGTAAGCGTCGAGATCGACCCGCAGTACCGCTTCTCCGACCAGGCCCTCGCCACCTACACCAGCGCTACGCTGGTCAACGGTGGGACCAACAAGTCCGGCAGCTGCTTCAACGTGAGCTGCCACTTCAGGCCGAGTCCGAAGTGGAGTATCGAAAGGTAG